The following proteins are encoded in a genomic region of Brachypodium distachyon strain Bd21 chromosome 1, Brachypodium_distachyon_v3.0, whole genome shotgun sequence:
- the LOC100845838 gene encoding histone H4 produces the protein MSGRGKGGKGLGKGGAKRHRKVLRDNIQGITKPAIRRLARRGGVKRISGLIYEETRGVLKIFLENVIRDAVTYTEHARRKTVTAMDVVYALKRQGRTLYGFGG, from the coding sequence ATGTCTGGGCGCGGCAAGGGTGGCAAGGGGCTGGGCAAGggcggcgccaagcgccacagGAAGGTTCTGCGGGACAACATCCAAGGCATTACGAAGCCGGCGATCCGTCGGCTTGCGAGGAGGGGCGGCGTGAAGCGCATCTCGGGGCTCATCTACGAGGAGACCCGCGGCGTGCTCAAGATCTTCCTGGAGAACGTCATCCGCGACGCCGTCACCTACACCGAGCATGCGCGCCGCAAGACCGTGACCGCCATGGACGTCGTGTACGCGCTCAAGCGCCAGGGCCGCACCCTCTACGGCTTCGGCGGCTAG